The proteins below are encoded in one region of Mya arenaria isolate MELC-2E11 chromosome 15, ASM2691426v1:
- the LOC128218834 gene encoding 2'-5'-oligoadenylate synthase 3-like → MFISGMDQFQTFVQPAKNLFSTRALNSHNKHKHSNTKILAQRFESVTIYERNQVPSTFAPTSVDLTTNGPSTDLYSVTDLDDFISSEIQPDSSFLAGTSQSVDHLVTLLQHNVPARLRPSRVIKGGSLGKGTAVKGKSDIDMTLIMSKYSNVRDLVRDMPDILSELEESLQHVPEISVDGKTRHAVQISFGESSVDILPAVDVTKEITLDEVYRKMTGSDASVKDFYSASLAPLQTELVRNLPTKVKSLIRLIKYWNKEKVKPMLLSRCPTSYLYEVIIMDRWVKTGRPDSFDMTRAAHDVLTSLKNNRDFKILTTELAKYDRRVADIRAETYIMDPCNPTNDLYNSRFWNWDGVSYVA, encoded by the exons ATGTTCATAAGCGGCATGGACCAGTTCCAGACTTTTGTACAACCTGCAAAGAACCTTTTCTCTACCAGGGCTTTGAACAGTCACAATAAGCATAAACATTCCAATACG AAAATTCTGGCACAAAGATTCGAGAGTGTGACCATTTATGAGAGAAACCAAGTTCCATCAACGTTTGCTCCAACATCAGTTGACTTGACAACCAATGGACCGAGTACAG ATTTGTATTCGGTAACAGACCTGGATGATTTTATTTCTTCGGAGATCCAGCCGGATAGCTCGTTTCTGGCAGGGACCAGTCAGTCAGTTGACCATCTTGTGACTTTACTTCAACATAACGTACCTGCTCGACTTCGGCCGTCTCGAGTTATTAAG GGAGGTTCGCTTGGCAAAGGAACGGCTGTTAAAGGCAAATCGGATATTGACATGACTCTGATTATGTCAAAATACTCTAACGTTCGCGATCTAGTACGTGACATGCCTGATATTCTGAGTGAACTAGAAGAGTCATTGCAACATGTCCCCGAAATATCAGTGGATGGTAAAACAAGGCATGCCGTGCAGATATCATTTGGCGAATCGTCGGTGGATATTTTGCCAGCTGTTGATGTTACAAAAGAAA TCACTTTAGACGAAGTATATAGGAAAATGACCGGATCGGATGCATCCGTTAAGGATTTTTATTCGGCGTCTTTGGCCCCATTACAAACAGAACTTGTCCGGAATCTTCCAACAAAAGTGAAAAGTCTCATCCGTCTCATTAAATACTGGAACAAGGAGAAAGTGAAG CCAATGCTACTAAGCAGGTGCCCAACGTCTTATCTCTATGAAGTTATCATAATGGATAGATGGGTAAAAACTGGAAGACCTGATTCCTTTGACATGACGCGGGCGGCACACGACGTTCTGACCTCTCTTAAAAACAACAGAGACTTCAAAATATTGACTACTGAGCTAGCGAAATACGACAGACGTGTAGCAGATATAAG AGCCGAGACCTATATCATGGATCCGTGTAACCCAACCAACGATCTGTACAACAGTCGGTTCTGGAATTGGGATGGGGTTTCATATGTGGCCTAA